In one window of Methanoregula sp. DNA:
- a CDS encoding ABC transporter permease, whose amino-acid sequence MKARHLSIIAKKEFRGLFNERTILLAVLLQLFIALFSSFLMVGLTSMYDPSSLSKYSRYKYNIAYAGNDSAVLGYLESSPDFQVYPMDLSTGVTALKERKLSAVIYMPDTPPSAEDPVKITLYTLTNDLQSAIVDVKLKDIFLKYEKDLRQVRAFRLSEQPIPLQVPKNSGGGDFYEFVYGLLIPLLVFMPAIIASALVIDLITEEYQHETLETLISTPITFSEMVWGKVLACELLVPIQAGAWLLLLMVNGIAIENAGLILIHVVITSLILILLGTLTALHYRERTAAQFIFSTALVVVILFVLALPSNPLNLLTRLAVGTAGPEQWLVLAATGCIIVILGFLTQKYAEKVGKSHHTG is encoded by the coding sequence ATGAAGGCACGTCACCTGTCAATTATCGCAAAGAAAGAGTTCCGGGGATTGTTCAACGAGCGCACGATCCTGCTCGCAGTCCTGCTCCAGCTCTTCATCGCACTGTTCTCCTCGTTCCTCATGGTCGGGCTCACCTCCATGTATGACCCTTCCTCACTCTCGAAGTATTCGCGGTATAAGTACAACATCGCCTATGCCGGCAATGATTCGGCAGTGCTCGGATATCTTGAGAGCAGCCCGGATTTCCAGGTCTACCCGATGGATCTCTCTACGGGAGTCACCGCACTGAAAGAACGAAAGCTTTCAGCAGTGATCTATATGCCCGACACCCCCCCATCCGCAGAGGATCCGGTCAAGATCACGCTCTATACATTGACCAATGATCTCCAGAGTGCAATTGTCGATGTGAAACTCAAGGATATTTTCTTAAAATACGAAAAGGATCTTCGACAGGTACGGGCGTTCCGGCTCAGTGAACAGCCGATCCCGCTCCAGGTTCCGAAAAACAGCGGGGGCGGTGACTTCTATGAGTTTGTATATGGACTCTTAATTCCCCTGCTGGTCTTTATGCCGGCGATCATTGCATCCGCGCTTGTCATCGATCTCATTACCGAGGAGTACCAACACGAGACCTTAGAGACACTGATCTCGACACCGATCACGTTCTCAGAGATGGTCTGGGGCAAAGTGCTTGCCTGCGAGCTGCTGGTGCCGATCCAGGCAGGGGCATGGTTGCTGCTCCTCATGGTAAATGGCATTGCCATTGAAAATGCCGGGTTAATCCTGATACACGTTGTGATCACTTCACTTATCCTTATCCTGCTGGGTACTCTTACGGCCCTGCACTACAGAGAGCGGACAGCAGCACAATTCATCTTCTCTACAGCACTGGTGGTCGTGATCCTCTTTGTACTGGCACTACCGTCAAACCCGCTCAACCTCCTCACCCGGCTTGCTGTTGGCACTGCCGGTCCCGAACAATGGCTGGTGCTCGCAGCAACAGGCTGTATTATTGTCATTCTGGGGTTCCTGACCCAGAAGTATGCTGAAAAGGTCGGGAAATCACACCACACGGGATAA
- a CDS encoding RDD family protein → MFCPKCGKETDASGKFCQWCGFDIASIPVKPVIVPEEEEGPEVGVYAGLGRRFIAFIVDAILILLIGIVTITFFSLTNGIKYAYYLSAQGAPISELTEAGTADAALAPIVAAFGMLIIIVPWLYFAGFESSRSQATPGKVLMRIMVTDMEGNKPTFARVTLRHFGKFISALIIFIGFLMIGLTKKRQGLHDKIGSCLVLLED, encoded by the coding sequence ATGTTCTGTCCTAAATGTGGAAAAGAGACCGATGCATCGGGAAAATTCTGCCAGTGGTGCGGTTTTGATATCGCATCTATTCCGGTAAAGCCCGTCATCGTTCCTGAAGAGGAAGAGGGGCCGGAAGTCGGTGTGTATGCAGGTCTTGGCAGGCGGTTTATCGCGTTTATTGTTGATGCAATCCTCATCCTCCTTATTGGAATTGTCACGATCACGTTCTTCTCATTGACAAACGGGATAAAATATGCATATTATCTCTCGGCCCAGGGTGCGCCGATATCCGAACTTACTGAGGCAGGTACGGCGGATGCGGCACTCGCCCCCATTGTAGCGGCGTTCGGGATGCTCATCATCATTGTCCCGTGGCTCTACTTCGCCGGGTTCGAATCTTCCCGCAGCCAGGCAACACCCGGTAAAGTGCTGATGCGGATCATGGTGACCGATATGGAAGGCAACAAACCTACATTTGCCCGGGTCACGCTCCGCCACTTTGGGAAATTTATCTCCGCCTTAATCATCTTCATCGGGTTTTTGATGATCGGGCTCACCAAAAAAAGGCAGGGGCTGCACGACAAGATTGGCAGCTGCCTCGTGCTTCTCGAGGACTAA
- a CDS encoding SemiSWEET transporter, with the protein MDSIVLVGYIAGALTTISFIPQVVRAWKLKETRDLSLAMLILFAAGILLWTCYGFWTESLPIIAANLITFVLILVLLGLKCRYK; encoded by the coding sequence ATGGATTCCATCGTTCTTGTAGGCTACATCGCGGGCGCCCTCACCACGATCTCGTTTATCCCGCAGGTGGTCAGGGCATGGAAACTCAAGGAGACAAGGGATCTCTCACTTGCCATGCTCATTCTCTTTGCGGCCGGAATCCTTCTCTGGACGTGCTACGGGTTCTGGACGGAGTCGCTGCCCATTATAGCGGCAAACCTGATCACGTTTGTCCTGATTCTCGTGCTTCTCGGCCTGAAATGCCGGTACAAATAA
- a CDS encoding nuclear transport factor 2 family protein has translation MDNTAQTRNIVDTTRAMNRCWTASWNEPAFRQYIHPDAVAIVPATPGRLEGQDAYVGGWRDFCAAAVIHEWKETDHKVQIYAGGKSAVVTYFFTITFVTGGQKQILQGRDMLFLVKEGRKWLVAADQFSPEPTQV, from the coding sequence ATGGACAACACAGCACAGACCCGGAACATTGTAGATACCACCAGAGCCATGAACCGCTGCTGGACAGCATCATGGAACGAACCGGCATTCCGACAGTATATTCATCCCGATGCCGTGGCCATCGTACCGGCAACACCCGGGCGGCTCGAAGGGCAGGATGCTTACGTTGGCGGGTGGCGGGACTTCTGTGCGGCGGCAGTCATCCATGAGTGGAAAGAGACAGATCACAAAGTTCAGATCTATGCCGGCGGGAAAAGTGCCGTTGTCACGTACTTCTTCACCATTACGTTTGTGACTGGTGGACAGAAGCAGATCCTGCAGGGCAGGGACATGCTCTTTCTTGTTAAAGAGGGCAGGAAGTGGCTGGTCGCTGCCGACCAGTTTTCTCCGGAGCCGACGCAGGTCTGA
- a CDS encoding pyridoxamine 5'-phosphate oxidase family protein, with protein sequence MDFSDCVKFASENPVTYIATVEGDQPRVRAFAMWFCDQTGFYYHTGTPKSVCQQLKKNPNVELCFYAPGFGGGTMMRVSGKVEFLKNEVLERRLFRDRPWVKNLMAAAPKGAELAMFRVAHGEAYFWTMADNMRERDVPRVKF encoded by the coding sequence ATGGATTTTTCTGACTGTGTAAAGTTTGCATCCGAGAATCCGGTCACTTATATCGCGACAGTAGAAGGCGACCAGCCGCGGGTCCGGGCATTTGCAATGTGGTTTTGTGACCAGACCGGATTTTATTACCACACCGGGACACCGAAGAGTGTCTGCCAGCAACTGAAGAAAAACCCGAACGTGGAGCTCTGCTTCTATGCTCCCGGATTTGGTGGGGGGACTATGATGCGGGTTTCTGGTAAGGTTGAATTCCTTAAAAATGAGGTGCTGGAGCGGCGGCTCTTCCGGGACCGGCCCTGGGTGAAGAACCTGATGGCAGCTGCCCCGAAAGGTGCAGAACTTGCCATGTTCCGGGTCGCCCACGGGGAAGCATATTTCTGGACAATGGCAGACAACATGCGGGAGCGGGATGTCCCCCGTGTGAAGTTCTGA
- a CDS encoding NAD(P)H-dependent oxidoreductase, with translation MKISIILAHPGKGSFNHAIADTATTALREAGHSVTVHDLYAEKFDPVLPNREISRDAPLPAEIAAHCREIASADGIVIVHPNWWGMPPAIMKGWIDRVLRPGVAYRFAETDSGEGIPIGLLTAKAFIVFNTSNTPALREQEVFGDPLGRIWKDCIVSFCGVPLFYRKMYGVIVTSTEEQRKAWLAEVRNLILNTFPKNS, from the coding sequence ATGAAGATCTCCATCATACTCGCCCATCCCGGAAAAGGGAGTTTCAACCATGCGATCGCGGACACCGCAACAACAGCCCTTCGCGAGGCTGGTCATTCGGTTACCGTGCATGATCTCTATGCGGAAAAGTTTGATCCCGTGCTCCCGAACAGGGAGATTTCCCGCGATGCCCCTCTCCCCGCTGAGATTGCAGCGCATTGCCGGGAGATCGCATCAGCGGATGGGATCGTAATCGTACACCCCAACTGGTGGGGGATGCCCCCGGCCATCATGAAAGGCTGGATTGACCGGGTCCTCCGGCCGGGTGTTGCATACCGCTTTGCAGAAACGGATTCCGGGGAAGGAATCCCGATAGGTCTTCTCACCGCAAAGGCGTTTATCGTCTTCAACACCTCCAATACTCCCGCCCTGCGGGAGCAGGAGGTTTTCGGCGACCCGCTCGGGCGGATCTGGAAGGACTGCATTGTCTCGTTCTGCGGGGTACCGCTCTTTTACCGGAAGATGTATGGCGTTATTGTCACCAGCACGGAGGAGCAGCGGAAAGCATGGCTGGCAGAAGTACGGAACCTGATCCTTAACACATTCCCCAAAAACTCCTGA
- a CDS encoding methyltransferase domain-containing protein yields MAHHKYVHGYSPRESERLADQAQTLTGLLHGDTRYPAGTRVLEAGCGIGAQTVILARNSPGALITSVDISEDSIRRAEEKIRQEGITNVMFRLGDIFRLPFEPESFDHIFVCFVLEHLAEPQRALEQLRPLLKEGGTITVIEGDHGSTFFHPEDPDARRAIDCLVKLQQQVGGNALIGRQLYPLVSGAGYTDVRISPRMVYVDASRPGLVEGFTKLTFTAMVEGVADEVHRQGLMSRDAWDRGIAALYRTAGPNGVFCYTFFKATARK; encoded by the coding sequence ATGGCACATCACAAGTATGTTCATGGCTATTCACCCCGCGAGTCGGAGCGACTCGCGGACCAGGCACAGACCCTCACGGGGCTCCTGCACGGTGACACCCGCTATCCCGCAGGTACCCGGGTGCTCGAAGCCGGTTGCGGGATTGGTGCCCAGACGGTGATCCTGGCACGGAACAGCCCCGGTGCCCTTATTACCTCGGTCGATATTTCGGAGGACTCGATACGGCGGGCGGAGGAAAAGATCCGGCAGGAAGGGATCACCAACGTGATGTTCCGGCTGGGGGATATTTTCCGGCTCCCGTTCGAACCGGAGAGTTTCGATCACATCTTTGTTTGTTTCGTGCTGGAACATCTCGCCGAACCGCAGCGGGCGCTGGAACAGCTCCGCCCGCTCCTGAAAGAGGGGGGAACTATTACCGTGATCGAAGGAGATCACGGCTCCACCTTCTTCCACCCGGAGGATCCGGATGCCCGCCGGGCTATCGACTGCCTTGTAAAACTCCAGCAGCAGGTGGGCGGCAATGCTCTGATCGGCAGGCAGCTCTATCCGCTGGTGTCCGGTGCAGGATATACAGATGTCCGTATCTCGCCCCGGATGGTCTATGTCGATGCCTCCCGCCCCGGGCTTGTTGAGGGATTCACGAAACTGACCTTCACGGCCATGGTTGAAGGAGTGGCCGATGAAGTACACCGGCAGGGACTGATGAGCCGGGATGCGTGGGACCGGGGGATAGCAGCGCTCTACCGCACCGCCGGACCGAACGGTGTCTTCTGCTACACCTTCTTTAAAGCCACCGCACGGAAATAA
- a CDS encoding type II toxin-antitoxin system RelE/ParE family toxin has protein sequence MSPYQIKYTQRADRDLSKLPLEIARQVIQKIHDIREEPYRFIKKIKGSNPKHPVYSIRIRRGVRAFISIHDDVLIIHVLEVEQRKTAYRDF, from the coding sequence ATGAGCCCGTACCAGATCAAGTATACCCAACGGGCAGACCGTGATCTGAGTAAACTTCCGCTAGAAATCGCTCGGCAGGTTATCCAGAAAATTCATGATATCAGAGAGGAGCCTTATCGGTTCATTAAAAAAATAAAGGGATCAAATCCCAAGCACCCGGTATACTCCATCAGAATTCGCAGGGGAGTAAGAGCGTTTATTTCAATCCATGATGATGTTTTGATCATCCATGTTCTGGAAGTGGAACAGCGTAAGACTGCATATCGGGATTTTTAA
- a CDS encoding antitoxin VapB family protein, with the protein MQAASSIYIREDLKTQLSSLKRHPKESYNDVIERLVTLAVDDEPLSEEAIQGLEESLQEVRQGKLIPEKEILKKYGVK; encoded by the coding sequence ATGCAAGCAGCAAGTTCAATCTACATACGGGAGGATCTCAAAACACAACTGAGCTCCCTGAAACGCCATCCAAAAGAATCATACAACGATGTTATTGAGCGTTTGGTTACTCTCGCAGTCGATGATGAACCTCTCAGTGAAGAAGCTATACAGGGCCTGGAAGAATCTCTCCAGGAAGTCAGGCAGGGAAAATTAATTCCGGAAAAAGAGATCTTGAAGAAGTACGGTGTTAAATGA
- the infB gene encoding translation initiation factor IF-2, which produces MAGNPKIRTPIVCVMGHVDHGKTSLLDRIRGSSVVSSEVGAITQHIGATIVPIDAIRALSGTMGKVPINIPGLLFIDTPGHHAFTTLRARGGALADMAILVVDINQGFQPQTIEALQILRTCKTPFVIAATKIDRIHGWRVFENESFLASFAKQNDRVIGDVENKTYEVVGKLSELGFSADRFDRVSDFQRNLAIVPVSAHTGEGICDLLMVMIGLAQRYMGDALTLVVEGPGAGTVLEVKEERGLGTTLDVILYDGTLSIGDEIAVATQGDVIFTKVRSLLKPRPMKEILVEDRFEREKTVVAAAGVKVTAPDLEGVIAGSPFFVVRGNRDEIEAKIKKEMTEIHVNLAEEGIVIKADTIGALEALCKELEGKEIGVMRAEVGPVSRHDLIDTETIKNPVFRVLLSFNTPLLPDAAEILKNPLYTQVKVFEGRVIYQLIDQYVAWRDEQKRLLDKQRFEHVVMPAKIRLMPDCVFRQSNPAVVGVRVLGGKLRNDVNLVKLDGKKVGHLKSMQLRQENIREADAGLEVAISIEGATIGRQLNVGDDLFVDVPERHVKVLEKEMLKSLNTSTREILEEFTSMRRKTEPFWGK; this is translated from the coding sequence ATGGCGGGAAACCCGAAGATAAGGACGCCGATTGTCTGCGTTATGGGGCACGTGGATCATGGCAAGACCTCGCTCCTCGACCGGATACGTGGTTCCTCGGTTGTGAGCTCAGAGGTAGGCGCGATCACCCAGCACATCGGTGCAACCATTGTTCCCATCGATGCGATCCGCGCTTTGAGCGGGACGATGGGAAAAGTACCGATAAACATTCCCGGTCTGCTTTTTATCGATACACCCGGACATCACGCATTCACTACGCTCCGCGCCCGTGGTGGTGCACTTGCGGATATGGCAATCCTTGTCGTTGATATCAACCAGGGATTCCAGCCGCAGACGATCGAGGCACTCCAGATCCTGCGCACCTGCAAGACACCCTTTGTGATCGCTGCAACCAAGATCGATCGCATCCATGGCTGGAGAGTCTTTGAAAACGAGTCGTTCCTTGCATCGTTTGCCAAGCAGAATGACCGGGTCATAGGGGATGTGGAGAACAAGACCTACGAAGTGGTTGGTAAGCTCTCGGAACTGGGTTTTTCCGCGGATCGTTTTGATCGGGTCTCGGATTTCCAGCGCAACCTCGCTATAGTGCCCGTCAGCGCTCACACCGGTGAGGGAATCTGTGACCTGCTGATGGTCATGATAGGGCTTGCCCAGCGTTACATGGGAGATGCACTCACTCTCGTGGTCGAAGGTCCGGGTGCCGGTACCGTTCTTGAGGTAAAAGAAGAGCGGGGACTGGGAACGACCCTGGATGTGATCCTGTATGACGGGACCCTTTCGATTGGCGATGAAATTGCTGTCGCCACCCAGGGAGATGTGATCTTTACCAAGGTCCGGTCTCTTCTAAAACCCCGACCCATGAAAGAGATCCTTGTTGAGGACCGGTTCGAACGTGAGAAGACCGTGGTCGCAGCAGCAGGAGTGAAGGTCACCGCACCCGATCTGGAAGGGGTGATTGCAGGTTCTCCGTTCTTTGTAGTCCGGGGCAACCGCGATGAGATCGAAGCAAAGATCAAAAAGGAGATGACCGAGATCCACGTCAACCTTGCTGAAGAGGGCATCGTCATCAAGGCTGACACCATCGGGGCACTCGAAGCGCTCTGCAAGGAACTTGAAGGAAAGGAGATTGGTGTGATGCGGGCGGAAGTCGGCCCCGTAAGCCGGCATGACCTGATAGATACAGAGACAATAAAGAACCCGGTATTCCGCGTCTTACTCTCGTTCAACACCCCCCTGCTTCCCGATGCCGCAGAGATTCTCAAAAACCCGCTGTATACGCAGGTGAAAGTCTTCGAAGGCCGGGTCATCTACCAGCTCATCGACCAGTACGTTGCATGGCGCGATGAACAGAAACGTCTCCTGGACAAGCAGCGGTTCGAACATGTAGTGATGCCGGCAAAGATCCGCCTCATGCCCGACTGCGTCTTCCGGCAGAGCAATCCGGCAGTTGTGGGCGTACGGGTTCTTGGAGGGAAGCTGCGCAATGATGTTAACCTGGTCAAGCTTGATGGAAAGAAAGTCGGCCATCTCAAATCCATGCAACTCCGGCAGGAGAACATAAGGGAAGCGGATGCCGGACTTGAAGTGGCGATCTCGATTGAGGGCGCAACGATCGGGAGACAGTTAAACGTGGGAGATGACCTCTTTGTGGATGTTCCCGAGCGCCACGTAAAAGTGCTGGAAAAGGAGATGCTCAAGTCATTGAACACGAGTACACGGGAGATCCTGGAAGAGTTCACATCGATGCGAAGGAAAACCGAACCCTTCTGGGGTAAATGA
- a CDS encoding 30S ribosomal protein S6e, producing the protein MVDLKVVVSDPKTGRAYNVDASGGAAGSIVGKRIGDELDGAPIGLAGYKIKITGASDRTGIPAKKGIPGAGRRNLLLAGGIGFHPSMDGERRRKTVRSSEITQDFVQINASVTAYGEKTLDELFPKIEGEKAEKAAAKARGKR; encoded by the coding sequence ATGGTGGACTTAAAAGTCGTAGTATCAGACCCCAAGACCGGTCGCGCCTACAATGTCGACGCCAGCGGTGGCGCGGCAGGGTCGATCGTTGGCAAGCGAATTGGCGATGAATTAGATGGAGCCCCGATCGGACTTGCGGGATACAAGATCAAGATCACCGGTGCCTCGGACAGGACCGGCATCCCTGCAAAGAAGGGTATCCCCGGCGCAGGCCGCAGGAACCTGCTCCTTGCAGGCGGAATCGGATTTCACCCCAGCATGGATGGAGAACGCCGGAGAAAGACGGTCCGGTCCAGTGAGATCACCCAGGATTTCGTTCAGATAAATGCAAGCGTAACTGCCTATGGAGAGAAAACTCTCGATGAACTCTTCCCGAAAATTGAAGGGGAGAAGGCTGAAAAAGCTGCAGCAAAAGCCCGCGGCAAAAGATAA
- a CDS encoding DUF2240 family protein, giving the protein MTLRITVAAPFKHTRKAGMRKNELVYYFALDRKWMSTDQANQFLRRAEEDGLLSLENGIFTPRFDLTAITIPIGFKPTSAIFERNDPAQELIGRIAKATTMQETDIVAEMNRTIRDEFDSHLLPPAALILLAKKYGVLFEDLSDALMQSVKKG; this is encoded by the coding sequence GTGACACTCCGGATTACGGTCGCTGCACCGTTCAAGCACACCCGTAAGGCCGGCATGCGAAAAAATGAGCTGGTCTATTATTTCGCGCTCGACCGGAAATGGATGAGTACCGACCAGGCAAACCAGTTCCTGCGGCGTGCAGAAGAAGACGGTCTTTTGAGTCTCGAAAATGGTATATTTACCCCCCGTTTCGATCTTACTGCAATTACCATCCCTATTGGCTTCAAACCGACTTCAGCCATCTTTGAACGCAATGATCCGGCCCAGGAACTTATCGGAAGGATAGCTAAAGCCACAACAATGCAGGAAACGGATATCGTTGCAGAGATGAACCGGACGATCAGGGATGAGTTTGACAGTCACCTTCTGCCTCCGGCGGCCCTAATCCTTCTTGCAAAAAAATATGGGGTCCTCTTTGAAGACCTGTCTGATGCGCTTATGCAGAGTGTGAAGAAAGGCTGA
- a CDS encoding 30S ribosomal protein S8e, translated as MQWQGESVRKVTGGRRRPAAMKRRAEIGLAPADTHIGEDRRKIIRTYGGNDKVRALKASFANVTNPANGETKKVKIEKVEENGANPNYVRRNLLTKGAVIKTEIGHARIMSRPGQDGVINAVLLA; from the coding sequence ATGCAGTGGCAGGGAGAATCAGTACGTAAGGTAACCGGTGGCAGGCGCCGTCCGGCAGCAATGAAGCGGAGAGCGGAAATCGGTCTTGCACCGGCAGACACCCATATCGGGGAAGACCGCAGGAAGATCATCCGCACGTATGGCGGAAACGACAAGGTCCGGGCACTTAAGGCATCTTTTGCGAATGTGACCAACCCCGCAAACGGCGAAACCAAGAAAGTGAAGATTGAAAAGGTCGAGGAAAACGGTGCAAACCCGAACTACGTCCGCCGGAACCTGCTCACCAAGGGCGCTGTTATCAAAACCGAGATCGGACACGCCCGCATTATGAGCCGCCCTGGCCAGGACGGCGTTATCAACGCAGTGTTGCTCGCATAA
- the hypB gene encoding hydrogenase nickel incorporation protein HypB produces MHHIDVRIEKDVYDVNNTLASQNAQHLKAHGVRAFDLLGAIGSGKTALIERLVPLLNKKGLRAGAIAGDVYGDDDFKRIVALGIPAFNANTGKECHLDAHLVEHAIDHLPLDDIDVLFIENVGNMVCPTDFRLGAEKRIVVVSSTEGDDVVNKHPMMFRDCTIGVINKVDLAPLVGANLDRMQSDIRRYNPSMPVFRTNLKTGDGVAALLDSILA; encoded by the coding sequence ATGCATCATATCGACGTCAGGATTGAGAAGGATGTATACGACGTCAACAACACTCTGGCCAGCCAGAACGCACAGCACCTGAAGGCACACGGAGTCCGGGCGTTTGACCTCCTTGGGGCGATCGGTTCGGGTAAGACCGCGCTCATCGAACGCTTGGTCCCGCTGCTCAACAAAAAAGGTTTGAGGGCAGGTGCAATTGCCGGTGACGTATACGGAGACGATGATTTTAAACGGATTGTCGCACTGGGAATCCCTGCGTTCAATGCGAATACCGGCAAAGAATGTCATCTCGATGCCCACCTGGTCGAACACGCGATCGATCATCTGCCCCTGGACGATATCGATGTGCTTTTCATCGAAAATGTAGGTAACATGGTCTGCCCTACTGATTTCCGGCTTGGTGCTGAGAAGCGGATCGTTGTGGTGAGTTCAACGGAAGGGGATGATGTGGTGAACAAGCACCCGATGATGTTCCGGGACTGCACAATCGGGGTAATCAATAAAGTAGATCTTGCACCGCTCGTTGGGGCAAACCTTGACCGGATGCAATCAGATATCAGGAGGTACAATCCTTCTATGCCCGTGTTCCGGACAAACTTAAAAACCGGGGATGGGGTTGCCGCATTACTCGACAGCATTCTGGCATAA
- a CDS encoding signal recognition particle subunit SRP19/SEC65 family protein, with protein MVEGECILYPCYFNAGYTRGEGRRVPRSLAAKGPVLADIERSLRKMGVKFRIEEQHHPAHWERHEGRIVAEWPDKKEVLIKKVAQKMDKGR; from the coding sequence ATGGTAGAAGGGGAGTGCATTCTTTATCCCTGCTACTTCAATGCAGGGTATACACGCGGTGAGGGGAGGAGGGTTCCGCGCAGTCTGGCAGCCAAGGGGCCGGTTCTTGCGGATATTGAACGCTCCCTGCGGAAAATGGGAGTGAAATTCCGGATAGAAGAGCAACACCATCCCGCACACTGGGAGCGCCATGAAGGTCGTATTGTTGCCGAGTGGCCCGATAAAAAAGAAGTACTCATAAAAAAAGTGGCCCAGAAGATGGATAAGGGGCGGTAA
- a CDS encoding histidinol phosphate phosphatase domain-containing protein produces the protein MYDLHTHTILSDGEMLPIELIRRMAVIGYTTVAITDHADTSNTEEILATLARVRDSAQIYGVRLLCGVELTHVPPTQIAGLAKSAKELGADIVIVHGETPVEPVAPGTNHAACGCRYVNVLAHPGLITIKDARLAAKNGIAIELTSRGGHNRTNGHVAQIARQAGCQLVVDSDAHAPHDILTGQEKFIVAKGAGLTDAESREVISLNIDQILGS, from the coding sequence ATGTACGATCTGCATACCCACACCATTCTCTCTGACGGGGAGATGCTCCCGATTGAATTAATCCGGCGGATGGCGGTGATCGGTTACACTACCGTCGCGATCACGGATCACGCTGACACTTCCAATACCGAAGAGATACTTGCAACCCTGGCAAGGGTACGGGACTCTGCACAGATCTATGGGGTCCGGTTACTCTGCGGGGTTGAGCTCACCCACGTTCCACCCACCCAGATTGCAGGTCTTGCAAAATCTGCAAAGGAGCTGGGGGCAGACATTGTTATCGTTCACGGTGAAACACCGGTTGAACCGGTAGCCCCCGGGACAAACCATGCCGCCTGCGGGTGCAGGTACGTAAACGTGCTTGCTCATCCGGGACTCATTACCATTAAGGATGCACGGCTCGCTGCAAAGAACGGGATCGCCATTGAACTCACCTCACGGGGCGGGCACAACCGGACGAACGGGCACGTGGCACAGATCGCACGGCAGGCAGGCTGCCAGCTCGTGGTTGACTCTGACGCGCATGCTCCGCACGATATTCTGACCGGACAGGAAAAATTTATTGTGGCAAAAGGAGCCGGACTGACCGATGCGGAGAGCAGAGAGGTTATATCTTTAAATATCGACCAAATCCTTGGTTCCTAA
- a CDS encoding Gar1/Naf1 family protein, whose translation MKVVGRALSTVGSRMLIIQCDAGQLPALYSEVTDKRMKPVGKILDLFGNVKAPYAAVLCREKCAILPNEKLFAK comes from the coding sequence ATGAAGGTTGTTGGTCGAGCGTTGAGCACCGTTGGCAGTCGGATGCTCATTATCCAGTGCGATGCCGGCCAGCTGCCCGCATTATACAGTGAAGTGACTGACAAGCGGATGAAACCGGTTGGGAAAATCCTGGATCTTTTTGGCAATGTGAAAGCACCATATGCTGCGGTCCTCTGCCGTGAGAAATGCGCAATTCTGCCCAACGAGAAACTCTTCGCAAAATGA